aaccctcaacccgAACTGGACAtagatcttcagcaagctcttcactcctgctctgatctactacttaattcctcccagcaggtgggcctggggccggaagcaactgcagctgtagttctgtagctgccccacctccgctgcccccggggtgatggctgaaccacaaactccttccactcccctcagcttttcccactaaccttctctgttgtctttgttgtttgtgggttgagaagtctggtaactgccacagctcactgattcagggcgctagggcacgctccgcctggctcctggtctggttggtctgcactgcCCACCCTGGACTCTgcttcactcccagctccatgcgggatagaccttacccagaaaccatccaggctgtcctgggctagtgCCCTTCTTCCCTCcgatattttgtgggttctgccgttcttctctgttgtctttggtatttgtgagttgagaagtctggcaactgccacagctcactgattcagggcactagaacaccctctgcccggctcctggtctggttgatccgcgccacccacgctgggctctgctccgctctgctctactcccagtccatgcatgaaagacctcacccagcaaccatccaggcggtcctgggctggagccctgcttccctctgctattttgtgggttctgtagttctcaaattgcttcagagccattttttgtaggtttttggagggacttggtggggagctcacgctagtccctgctttccagctgccatctttgcctGTTTTATTCTTTATGCTTCCTACTCTAGAACCCTGCAaaatgcctgccacatagtaggcatttaataagtgcaaGTTGATTGATTGGCTGCCCAAAGTCACTAGGTAGTGTCAGAGACTttatatgaacccaggtcttcttgactctgagcctagagctctgtccactgcatcccATGTTGAGGtttctctatttatttattcGTTATATGTCTGAAAATTGTATCCATCCTGCTTCCTGACACTCATCTTCTTTGTATTTTAGCTTATGACATAAAAGGTTGGGGGAGTAGCTCCTGCCAGACGTATGGATTGACCAGTTGGTTTGACTGACCTGACATCTTTCTGCTAATGTTGCTGCCTGGGGGATCTCTTCTAGCTGAGAATAGTGCTTCCATTTGCCTTTCTTCTATGACAATGAGCCTTGAATGTATCAACTTGGCTGGATGACCACTAAATCTATCTTTCCTACCATATGAGAACTGAATGAAAGATCTGGGTGTGTTTAGTCAGGAGCAAGGTAGCAAAGAGGACACACCATAGGTGACTTCAGGATTTTCCTTGGaagattttcttgttttgtttggccccagagggtagaaccaaCACCAATGGGTGGGAGTCACAAAGAGGGTCATCTATGATTAGGCTTTGActaggcttaaagtcaggaaaagtTTCCTAAGCATTCCAGCTGTTGTCAAGTAGAAGCTGCTGCCTTAGGAGAGAGCCTATTCTTCTTCCTAGATGTCTTCATTTGGAGGCTGGAGAATCAAGTTCTGGGGAGCTGAGAAAGAGGTTTCTTGCTCAGGTCTGAGGTCATTggcctctgaggctgcttcctaCTCTAAATTTACGATCCTATGAtagggaaaagccatgagaagTCCTGGAAGTGAGTTTGTATATAAGGTTCTTGTTTGATCTTGGATAGGTCACTTTCTTTTTGGAGTTTCAGAATTTTCCTGTGATATGTAAGGGCTGGATCAGTGATTATACAGTTAATCCTTCTACATTGCAGGGTTAGGAGTGTGGCTCCtcagtgatctggaaaatccataaaaatttttttgcaccCCCCCTCACTTCATATCATGGAAGAAGTCCAAATTATGTCAAAAATCCATAAAAATTATGTTATTAAAAGGTAAAATATGCTGATATTATGcactattatacatatatttatgcatttctgagtttctacaCATTTCTGCGTTGGCTGCTGGCCTGGGCTTATAGCCTggagcttctgcaaaactcccgcAATTCCCATTTAATTGCTTTTGCCAACCTGTAATAAATCAAAACTGCAATggagaaagttgtgatgtggaagggagatAAATGTAGttaagcaaacacacacacacacacacacacacacacacacacacagagaaataggCCTAAAAATTTTGGAACACCCTCAAACTGgctactttttcctttttcatctatatttttctctatttcaggCCAAAGCATCACATGGTGGAAATATCTTTGACCCTCTTGAGGCCACTGGTTCAGTCACCAACTTGCCTGGGCAGGAGACTGGACAACAAGAAGAATCAGCTCTAATAAGTGAAGTAACATGCCAGAGTCAGGACAGCAGGGAACCTTGATTGTGCCCTTGGGAGTACAGTGAAATGCCAAGGCCAAGTCATACTCTCTGTCTGTCATTGGGACAAAGCTCATCCCCAGCAATGGTGGCCACCTCCTGCTTGAACCTCCTCCTAGCTTTGGAGCCAGAAGCATTCCACATGGCCAGTGATATCTAAAGCAGGCCAAAAGTTTCACCACCAACATCCAGTTCGTATGTCCTGTCCCAGAGCAGAGCGTGGCAACCTGGGCAACAGTGCCCGAGTTCTGAGAGGGTGAATGGGCTATGACTATGTGTCTGGGATGAAGAGACTCTGCTTGCCAAGGACCAACGTGAAAAAGGTGGCTGGCCACCTGGTGTTTtacataaaggttttttttttaatttatgttatataatttattttttgttgttatttaattGTTTAGTCATATCTTACTCTTTGTTATCCTATTTGAAGTCTTctttgtaaagatactggagcggtttgccatttccttctccagctcgtttgacagatgaggaaactgggtttaagtgacttgccctgggtcccctctgtagtaagtgtcttagggcacagtttttatagctctttgggcatagttctagattgttttccaaaatggttagattagCTCACAGTCCTACCAGTCATGGATTGATGTCCCAATTATTCCACATTCctcccaacatttgtcactttcctcttttattattttagttaATCATGATGGGGTAAAATGATATCTCTAGggtgttttaatttgaattttcctAATCAATaatattttagagcatttttgtgtgactaaaaattgttttagtttcttgattggaaaactgcttgttcatatgtTTTGACAATCTGTTGGGAAATGATTATATTCTCATGTATttaacaaagttctttatatatttgagacatgagacctttatctgagaaactgtctgtAAATTTTTCTGCcaatttttttactttccttctgacttggttacattggttttattcATACAAAAtcctttaatttaatgtaataaataaatgtaatgtaatatgataaatataataaataaataaaatgtgataaaaaataatgttattttaaagaaaaaagaagtcattACTAAGCAATACTTTATTTGATTGCTTTTTTCAtcaaaccagctcctagttttgtttaataattcaatgtttttcttacattcaatttGATTAATCTCCCCTataatttttagaatttccaatttagtgtttaattggggactgttaatttgttctttttctagtttgtctttaattgtatgcccaattcattggcctgctttctctattttattggtagaatcatttggaaaaataaattttcctctgattactgcttttgttGTATCCCGTAGGCTTGGAAATGCTAtgtcattatcttttctctttaataaaactatttattgtttctatattgtgttctttaacccattcattctttatgcTTAGGTTTTTTAGCTAACTCATACAGGGTTATTAAGAGACCAGGCAACTTGCCAGTTTACAAAAGAGACGCAGGGAATGGAGGAGGTCTTATAAGGGCTATTTATCACAACCATCTCATTCCCCTAGGAGAGGCAGTTGGACTTTCCAATGAGCAGGTGAAGAGAGCTGATAGCCACTCACCTGGGAAAAGGCTGAGAAAAAGAGACCAGCAAAGACTTTGTGACCCAGATATGGGCACTGGAAGTGATGAAAAGGAGACTCTATGTATCATTGCAGGGCAGGAGAATTAAATCTGGAGTCAGCTCCTTTCATTCCTCAAACTGCCACAGAAACTCATAGGGTGTAGATGCAACCCACAGAAACTGAATAGACTGACAGGCTCCAGTCCAGGTGTAGACACAGGTCTAGAGTGATTCTGAGGGTCAGCCCACACCAACTGCTAGGGCTGGTACAGGACCGGAGAGGTCAGGCAATGACAGGAGAACCAGGCAGCTTAGAGCGGGCACTAGGCGAAGTTATGATTTTGCAGGTAAACTTGAAGGTAGAATTCTACCTGTCTCTGCGTGACAATGAAAGGTAATCTCATGTGAAAATTGCCCAAGAATGTGATTACATATGTTCATTGCTGTACATGTGAATGACTATTTGTTGAGACTAGTTTTTATTTGCTACTGTGTTCACCTGATTATGTTTTGTGCTATATGCATGCCATGCCAATGTTTGTTAATTGTTGTACAGGCCGGTGCTCATGGTTCAGCTGTGAGCTATGTATGGGCCTAGTGACATTCATGCATTGGGCTAGTTTTGCTTTTTTGATCAGCCATAGCTTTTGGTTCATTGCTTGAGATATGGGgaggtgtatgtatatgtatgtgtagatgtgtgtgtatgcatgtttgtgtataGGTATGGACAtgcacatatatctgtatatgtgttctgtatgtgtgtatacatgtatatgtgtatatatttctatatctatatctgtctatatctctgtctctgtatgaaagaaaggcagtccctgcctccaaggagcaTGGTGTTCTTTGGAGTGGAAGCCAAAAAAGCCACTGATGAACAATGAAGAGTTACCATCATCAGAGTTTCCATCTGGTCAGTCTCCCCCACTCCTCTTCTcctgctcctctccctcctcctcacccccagccCCCCTTGGTGGATGTGCCAAGACCTCTCCTTGTCTTTGTACACGTTctccttgttgttattgttggtcaATTCTGTCTGACTTgtcgtaaccccatttggggttttcttggcagagatactggagtggtttgccacatttccttctccaaattttacagatgaggaaacggaggcaaacacaGTGATGTGACTTGGCTAGGATCACACTGCTAAGAAGTGTCTgcattggaacccaggtcttcctgactctgggcctggcactctatctgctgcaccacttcCTGCTCTCATGTACATCCTCCCCCAGGCTAAAGAAGTTGGGTGTACTTTGAAGTTTCTGATCATCACCAGCTTGTTTCCTCCTTTACAAATTCATCCTTATCATGTGcacatttttcagttatgtccacgACCTAGGCTGAGAAGTGCTATTTGTTTTAGAAAGAATATTGTTTTTCGACCTACAAACTGAAATAAGGTAACTGCCAgcttttattttcactttcaatACATTCAATACATTCACTTCCTTAGTCCAATCACAAAACAGGATATGATGCATTCTTTAGAGGTAGAGACAGCCAGACTGAATTCCACAGAGATGGTAAACAGGGGCTGCCTAAAGGTAAGAATCTGGATGTGGGGGACAGCTGGACAGGGACTGCCTGCCCTCTGTCTCCCTACCCAGGcctaccaccaccccccaaaggaaagggaggagtgaCTGCTATAGCCTCCGCTCCAGAAGGCAGATGGGGAGGATTCAGAGGAAGACACCAAGCCAGCTGAGGAGTCTCTCCCCGTTTTCCTCCCTAAttcccattctgcctctcttctCAGTTCCCCACTCCTCGTCCCCTCACTCAGtctttcccttctgtttcccTCTTCCTAATTCCCTGACACCCTTTGCCCCCTTCCCTCATGCCTTCCCCCATCCAGTCCCCTCCCACCCTCTTCCTGCCTCTAGACTGGATACAAAAGGAATCCAAAGTCCAGATTCCTCCCTCTTGAATTTAGTGATGGGGAGGGCGAGAAGACTAGAGGGGTGGTGGAGAGATTAGAAACTTAGCTGAGGAAAGATACTGTGTGGTAGGGAGAGAACAGGAAGGGATCAGAAAGCCAACCACTTCCTgcagttgctgttcagtcattttcagacatatccaattctttgtgaccccattaggatttttcttggaaaaaagactacagtggtttgcccttcacttctccagctcatgcaacagaggaggaaaataaggcaaccagggttaagtgacttgcccagggtcacacagctaggaagtatctgaaaccgtcttagaactcaggttttcttgactccaggcctggccctctatttATTGTGCCACGTATCTGcctgcctgacacacagtaggtgcctaataaatgcttgttggcttttcCTTACCTCTCTGAGAATGAGCTTTCTTATCCCCAAAGTAAAGGGGGCAGATGAGAAATTGGGGGTGGGTGGCAGGGAGGGATTCCTTTGGCAGTTCTGTGGGGTCTATgacatgtttttaaatgtataaaattaaaaaagaaagaaagaagcatttattaactccCTAGTCGGTGCCCAGCTCTGTGCCTCTAAGCACtttatctcatttcttcttcGTTGCTGCCCTTTGGTCACTCTTCCCCCCCACCTCGGAGATAAACACCTGCTAGCTGCTGTAGGTGGAGCAGGTTTGAAAAGCAGCCAGGCCAAATGAGGCAATAATTCTCCTCCATGGCCCTCTAGGAGGACTTCCCCCTCCCTTGCACCCTCTCCATGGCCTCTCGGGCTCTGATCAGCCTTGTGGGAGACAATCCTCCAGCATCCCTTGGACAGGGGCAGGGTGgatggagacaagaagacctgagtttgaaccctgccTCCCACATTTACTAGGTTAACCTTCCAGCCTTGGTTTCCCTACCTGTCAAaggggtataataatagcacctccttcacagagttgttgtaagactCAAATGGAAAGTGTGTGAAGCTCTCTGGAAGCCTTTAAAGAGCTGCATTAAGTGTGAATGAGTCATGATTAAAATTACATCATACCGGCATCCATGCCCCTCTCCCCCCAGCCTTTCCAGTTGGTGCTTTTTAGAGTTAGACACTGGTCAGACTCCTTCTCTTACAGATTAAATCACAGGATCCCAtgactagagctggaagggatcttggaggccttcaagtccagtctcattttacagatgaggaaactgagaccaagaaaggttaaatgacttgtgcagggcAGCACAGTaagtaagtaactgaggcaggattctaactcagatcttctggctccCAGTCCCGGGCTTTCTCCAGCACATCATGTTTTCtctcaacccctcattttacagatggggaaactgagaccccaagaggGTAAGTGGTTAGCCCAAGATCATCTAACCAGGAAGTGACAaggtcaggattagaacccagtttTCCTGACACCATGGACCATGCTGTCTCCCTCACCCTTGTTGCCTCCTTCTTTCATTTCCCAAGATCTTCAGCATCTTTATGATGGCTCAGCTTATCCCCTTCAAGGAGGCGCTGGAATGTATGGTGGGAGAGTATGAGGTGGATGGGAAGTGCTGCCCCACCTGCCAGGCAGGTAAGTCAGAAAGTTTCTTTCTTTAGGACAAATCActctcttcctctggaaaatgTCTACCTGTTCCaggctctcttcctttcttcatgaATCCATTTGAATTCCAGaaccatagaatctcagaacttAAAGGGATCAGAGAGGGCAACTCAGAGCTTAGAGGGAACATTGGGGTCATCTCAGAGCTCAGAGGGACCGTGGAGGGTATCTCGGAGCTCAGAGGGACCATGGAGGGTATCTTGGAGCTCAGACGGACCATGGAGGGCATCTCAGAGCTCAGAGGGACCACGGAGGGCATCCCCAAGATTACTGGAATGATGGAGGGGAATCTAACCTCTTTTAAGATCTTTTCCCAGCACAAGAATCTCTCCTTTAATACTTTAGGGAATGGGGTGCTTACTACCTATAAGGCAGCTATTCGTAATGATGGAGTGGATGAATTTAGTCAACCAGCAGGCTTTTATGCAATGCCACTTACATGCAGAGTCTAGAGTTAGGTTGTCCAAGGCTATAAAGGGTTTAAGGCAGGACTGTCTGGGCTGGAAGGAGGACAATTGGGTGGACATTGTggtaaaagagggaaaagggagaagtccCCCAAGGCACAGCTCtgatttcctcttccttctccatggaGTTCAGAGCCAGATGAGACATAGAACACTTATTCAGCAAATGCTGGTGCTGGAAAGACTTGGCACCTTTGTCTAGATCCTCAATTCCATTGAACTCATAATTCCCTATTCCTGGCCCCTGGTACCCGCATCCCATGCCCTCCTCTGTGCATTTATCTGCATTAAGAGGGGGCCCTTATGTTTGGAATCCCCTCCTTACCTCAGCCCTGTGGGACTACTGAATGCCTCCAACAGACAGATATCAACCTCTTCAGAAGATCTTTTCTGATTCCTTTGTTAAaaagattattatttatttttaacattatttttttatttgagttccaaattgtctccttccCTCAGTGCCtaccccacccattgagaagggaaACAACATgatttcaattatacatgtgaagacaCAGAAatcatatttctgtattagtcatgttgcaaaaaagcaagaaaaagcaaatgaaaaagtATAGGTCattttgcactcagaattcatctgattttttctctttctgtttctgtgtctccgTGTCTCTTCTActttgccctctctctctctccgtctcctctctttctctgtttctgtctctccttgtctctgtttctcctctcccctcttctctcccccaccccaaatcactCTATGTATTTCAGgtgaatttgtatttatttatctcagTGAATATTACATTCCCCTGATAGAATGCAgtccccttgagggcagaagatttttctagttttttgtcATTTAATCCCCAAGACCAGTCTGGTGATTGGTTGTGGTTgagtgtctgactcttccatctgcggttttcatggcaaagatacaggagggatttgccatatttttctccatctcatttgaacagatgaagaaactgagacaaacagtgttaAAAGATTTGCCCGCAGTCACACAGTtcataagtgtctaaggtcatattgaattcagatcttcctgactccaggcctgaatcTCTATCCATTATAACACCACCGAGCTCCTTAGGTGAAGCCTTGCAGATAGAGAAAGCTTAAGAAGTTTCTGTTGTATTTCATTGCCTGCTGAGGTCTTAGGAATGTTATTCTGGATAACTCTAAAGCAAACAAACTTTGATTCTGTCTCTTGTACTTCTAACCTCACTCCCCAGTCACTCACTCCCCCACCTTCTGTTGTCCCTGTTCCCCCAACGCAGTGACCATCACAGCCAGCCTAGATGGATCCTAAGATTCCTGACCTGCCTTGTCCTAAATTTACTGCACATCAGAGTGGGATGGAATATTAGGGACCAGCTTAACTCCTGGAGCTCTccctcactacctgtgtgaccttgggccagtcacttcgtCTCCACATCTACAAAACAAGGACATAAGACTAAGTGACTTCTAACCTTCTGTGTCCTAAGATTGCTTTCCTGACCCTGAATTCTATTTTCTGAGGTCATTCCTAGATCTGACATTCTAcgctctgaggtccctcctagctctgatatgCTAGGTTCCAGCTCTAACATTAAGGCTCATCCCGACTCTCACAGTCTATGTTGTGAGAtccttcccacctctgacattctctgttctaagattgcccttccaactctgaatcctgAGTTCCGAGCTTCCTCCTATCACTGACATTCTGTTTCttcgagttttttttttaattgtgacaTTATAAGTTCTTCTTCTGAAGACCCTTTCAGTTTTGACAGTCTGGGTGCTAAGATTCTGTTGGGTATGGATGTGTGCCATTGTAACTTTTGTAGTAACCATTCGAAACCAACCTTAGTTTCATACGTAGCCTTGGTAGCCTCCTGGGTCAGGTCTAGGCTGTCATATGGCAGTGTCAGGGTAGTACTGGGGGGAGAGTGGGGCTGGAGGAGAGTGGCTTCTGCAGGGAGGAATCTGTACCTTGTTCTTGATGCTGACTCTTTGATACCCTTAGGTTACAGGGTAAATGAGACATGCACTATGATGACAGGCACGACATGTGTGGCTTGTGATCCCGGGACCTACACAGCACACCAGAGTGGCCTGAAGGAGTGTCTCCAGTGTAAAGTCTGTGACCCTGGTAAGAAGCTCTTCAGAGGCCTTGGGATAACCTAGGACCCTGGGTCTAACCCAAAGACTGTCCTCTCCTGGGCTCTGAACTGAGTACTCTACTTCCCTGGGAATGGGGAGCTGGGGCCAGAGGAAGTCATCAGTCTTGGATGTAGCCAgacaggatggggtggggggaagtcaACAGTCCAGAGATCAGGAGCTGGGCCATGTTAGGAGGAGAGGCAGTGAGAGTGCTGTGCTGGCAGGTGGGAGACCTGGGCTCCATTCTAGGCATTTCTGTATGACCTCGGGTAATCATCACTAAGTTTGGACCTCAGTTTGTCTATCTATACCATGAGGGGATTGGCTAGTTCCTAAGGTTCTAGGACATGGGAAACACAGGATTCTTTATTCACACTCTCACACAACCCTAGAACAGACTATccatgctggaagggacctcagaagagaGAACTTAAAATGTGGAAAATTCTGAAGGAGATTATAAGCAGCAGAGCTGGTCCTCAGGAACTTGTGAAAGAGGCTCAGTTAGTCCCAAGGGCCCTACCAGCTCCTTAAATGTGCCAGTCTACACCTTTCTGACTTCTAGCCATTGGAATAGGATGGTTGTCTCATGACCTGGTGTTTCCTCCTGACTGCCCCAAACCTCTCCCTGTAACCCCCAGCTAGCCTTGTCCTCCCCAGCCACACTCCAGCATTACCAATTACCTCTCtatccttctgctctcttccGATGGTTcccttgccctcagtttcctgccAGGGAGGAGTTATGCTAAGCAATTAATTCATACTAGATTGTGGATGACTGCTGATGTTGGCATTTCCCAGGGTATTTAAAAAGTAGGTTCTTATTCACTCAGAGGAATGAATTTCTAAAGCTGCATTTTCACCCACAGTGACAGGAGGATGTTTTCAAGAACAAAGCACAACCCCTCCCCACAATCCTACCCCACTTTACACCTGAAGCCAAGCTGTGTCAGGGCTACATCAAGCTGGAGAAGGGGCCATGTATTCCTGTTAGTGACGGGATGGCAGAAAGGGGAGGCAGGTGAATGCTGGGGGTAGAGCTGGCCCTGCTGCCAACCTTATCTACTTTGACTTTAGTATTCTGGAAATTTGACTTCCCTATTTGAAAAAACTGTTTCGCATAACTGGGAAGTCTTCTTAAGTATGTCAGATCTCTTGACACTGTAAAGTGCTGGAGATTCTCTATGTCCTTCCTGATGCCCCcccatttccccttttcttctcccccaagaactttcTACATTCCCCTTCATGGCAACTCCCCTCCCTAACCCCTAGGAAGGCATCACAAGATAACACGTTGCTCCAGAATCGgaaaggaccatagaggtcatcccATCCAGgaccctcatttta
This Trichosurus vulpecula isolate mTriVul1 chromosome 2, mTriVul1.pri, whole genome shotgun sequence DNA region includes the following protein-coding sequences:
- the LOC118840408 gene encoding tumor necrosis factor receptor superfamily member 14-like, which translates into the protein MVNRGCLKIFSIFMMAQLIPFKEALECMVGEYEVDGKCCPTCQAGYRVNETCTMMTGTTCVACDPGTYTAHQSGLKECLQCKVCDPEFGFMTTKECSPTSNTICDCSPDHFCADMKDDDCELCVRHQVYTAVQYVMSADGNL